From the genome of Mycobacterium dioxanotrophicus, one region includes:
- a CDS encoding glycosyltransferase family 2 protein produces the protein MEYAGKISFVIASRNRPAELATVVSRLLDTTPCPIMVVDNGSDHGAVDGIRQVAAQSAGRVTVLGLRSNLGAVGRNVGVAACRTPYIAFCDDDSWWTPESPALAADIFDRHPSVALVAARTEVWPQRRDDPVVEQLANSPLGRRPDLPGPSILGFLSCSAVVRKTAFEAAGGFSPILHFRGEEQLLAMDLAARGWDLCYCPELTAIHQPSALRATTAAQDARSLRNAVLTTWLRRPIGPCFGGAATLARAASNDTAHARAAAEALLRLPAVIASRRRLPAAVEHAVALLDGAKSHH, from the coding sequence ATGGAATATGCAGGCAAGATCTCGTTCGTCATCGCCAGCCGCAATCGCCCGGCCGAACTCGCCACCGTGGTGAGCAGGCTCCTGGACACGACACCGTGTCCGATCATGGTGGTGGACAACGGTTCTGATCACGGAGCCGTCGATGGCATCCGACAGGTCGCCGCGCAATCGGCCGGCCGGGTCACCGTGCTGGGCCTGCGGTCCAACCTCGGCGCGGTGGGGCGCAACGTCGGCGTCGCCGCGTGCCGCACTCCGTACATCGCCTTCTGCGACGACGACTCGTGGTGGACACCGGAATCCCCGGCCCTCGCCGCGGACATCTTCGACCGTCATCCGAGCGTCGCCCTGGTCGCGGCACGCACCGAGGTGTGGCCGCAGCGACGTGACGATCCGGTGGTCGAGCAGCTCGCGAACAGTCCGCTGGGGCGGCGACCCGATCTGCCGGGGCCGTCGATCCTGGGCTTTCTGTCCTGCTCTGCCGTCGTCCGCAAGACAGCGTTCGAAGCGGCCGGAGGATTCAGCCCGATTCTGCACTTCCGCGGCGAGGAGCAGTTGCTGGCAATGGATTTGGCTGCGCGTGGCTGGGACCTGTGCTACTGCCCCGAGCTGACGGCCATACATCAGCCGTCGGCTCTGCGGGCCACGACCGCGGCGCAGGACGCCCGCAGCCTGCGCAACGCCGTGCTCACCACCTGGCTGCGCCGGCCCATCGGGCCGTGTTTCGGTGGAGCCGCTACGTTGGCGCGAGCCGCGTCCAACGACACCGCACACGCCCGGGCAGCCGCAGAAGCGTTGCTGCGGCTGCCCGCCGTGATCGCATCCCGTCGACGGCTGCCTGCCGCGGTCGAGCACGCGGTCGCACTGCTGGACGGTGCGAAATCTCATCACTGA